The following proteins are encoded in a genomic region of Dioscorea cayenensis subsp. rotundata cultivar TDr96_F1 chromosome 8, TDr96_F1_v2_PseudoChromosome.rev07_lg8_w22 25.fasta, whole genome shotgun sequence:
- the LOC120267173 gene encoding pentatricopeptide repeat-containing protein DOT4, chloroplastic-like codes for MQTIQAFHLGRYFCSRVVSKFNAVSQNEWNSAFKAEIDAGFFDTALSLFSSMLALGVRPDHFTLPLINRAVSSLSDWFDVGEAIHSLGIRMGFQNDIFFCNTMMDVYVKYGWISSAHYLFDEMHYRDVVSWTCLISGYARSGRVLESLRLFPEMRMAGMEPNEVTLAVMLRSCAVEKNIYCGRKLYGFVIKRGFESHELVQNTILMMFSRVGYLEEGEKFFGQIEKRNVIPWNIIMSGYSLFGDVHRIVDCFEDMMSKSISPSHETITLVISAFTKSGKLLHGQQVHAFAEKAGFADMVCKSSLIDFYAKFEGELSSSIKLFEESKASGINVWTTMLWGFIQNKQFLEAIHLFRRMQCHGFVPNADNLRALVLACIQQSTSKYGNTVHGYLIRNKHSINGDVESLETSILNMYMKSGCLLSAQRFFDSIIVKDIVAWSSMMDGYAIHGRGSEALQLFNQMRDEGVKPNSITFLSLLTACSHSGLVAEGCKVFNIMTGEYGIKPELNHYTCMVDILGRSGKLKEAVEVIDNMIIDPDARIWGALLATCRIHSDWKLATYAGQKLLELEPDNVGYHVVLSNAHASGEKWDESEKIWKMISEKEMKKNPGKSGIEVQEGIHML; via the coding sequence ATGCAAACTATCCAAGCTTTTCATCTGGGCCGTTATTTCTGTTCGAGGGTGGTGTCAAAGTTCAATGCTGTCTCACAAAACGAGTGGAATTCAGCTTTTAAAGCAGAGATTGATGCTGGATTCTTTGATACCGCACTCTCACTCTTCTCCTCCATGCTAGCCTTAGGTGTTAGGCCTGATCACTTCACACTTCCGCTCATTAACCGTGCCGTTTCATCACTGTCTGACTGGTTTGATGTTGGGGAAGCAATCCACTCACTTGGCATTCGAATGGGATTTCAGAATGATATCTTCTTCTGCAATACAATGATGGATGTGTATGTGAAATATGGGTGGATTAGCTCTGCTCATTATCTATTTGATGAAATGCATTATAGAGATGTGGTGTCTTGGACTTGCTTGATTTCAGGTTATGCACGGTCTGGAAGAGTTCTTGAATCTCTTCGATTGTTTCCTGAGATGCGAATGGCAGGTATGGAGCCAAACGAGGTGACACTCGCAGTCATGCTGCGGTCTTGTGCTGTGGAGAAAAACATTTACTGTGGAAGAAAATTATATGGTTTTGTTATCAAAAGAGGGTTTGAAAGTCATGAGTTGGTGCAGAATACGATCTTGATGATGTTTAGCAGGGTTGGTTAtcttgaagaaggagagaagttCTTTGGCCAAATTGAAAAGAGGAATGTTATACCATGGAACATCATAATGTCAGGATATTCTTTGTTTGGAGATGTGCACAGAATCGTTGATTGCTTTGAGGATATGATGTCCAAATCTATTTCTCCAAGCCATGAGACAATAACTCTGGTTATCTCAGCGTTCACTAAGAGTGGCAAACTTCTCCATGGCCAGCAGGTTCATGCTTTTGCAGAGAAAGCTGGATTTGCAGATATGGTCTGCAAGTCATCTCTTATTGATTTTTATGCCAAATTTgaaggggagctttcatcatcAATCAAGTTATTTGAAGAATCGAAAGCAAGCGGAATCAATGTCTGGACCACGATGTTGTGGGGattcattcaaaacaaacaattcCTGGAAGCCATCCATTTGTTCAGAAGAATGCAGTGTCACGGTTTTGTGCCCAATGCTGACAATCTAAGGGCTTTAGTCCTTGCATGCATTCAACAAAGCACATCAAAATATGGCAACACTGTACATGGCTATCTGATCAGGAACAAACACAGCATCAATGGAGATGTGGAATCATTGGAAACATCTATCCTAAACATGTACATGAAAAGCGGCTGTCTGTTGTCAGCGCAGAGGTTTTTTGACAGTATCATTGTCAAAGATATAGTGGCATGGAGTTCAATGATGGATGGATACGCAATTCACGGTCGTGGTTCTGAAGCTCTGCAATTATTCAATCAAATGCGAGATGAAGGTGTTAAACCAAACAGTATCACATTTCTGAGTTTATTAACAGCATGCAGCCACTCTGGCCTCGTGGCCGAAGGTTGCAAAGTGTTCAATATCATGACCGGAGAATACGGGATCAAGCCTGAGCTGAATCATTATACTTGCATGGTAGACATTCTTGGCAGGTCGGGGAAGCTGAAAGAAGCTGTTGAAGTAATCGATAATATGATAATTGATCCTGATGCACGAATTTGGGGTGCTCTTCTTGCCACTTGTAGAATTCATTCAGATTGGAAACTGGCAACTTATGCTGGTCAAAAGCTTTTAGAATTGGAACCTGATAACGTGGGGTATCATGTTGTTCTCAGTAATGCTCATGCTAGTGGTGAGAAATGGGATGAATCTGAGAAAATTTGGAAGATGATTagtgagaaggagatgaagaaaaatCCAGGTAAGAGTGGTATTGAAGTTCAGGAGGGGATTCATATGCTTTGA
- the LOC120267659 gene encoding transmembrane protein 230-like, whose amino-acid sequence MAYVDHSFSITDEDLMVDGPYIVRNRPPIREIALAVSLLVFGSLGIVIGVFMACNQIGGDRAHGVFFAILGAVLFIPGFYYTRIAYFAYKGYKGFSFANIPPV is encoded by the exons ATGGCGTACGTGGACCACTCCTTCTCGATCACCGATGAGGACCTCATGGTGGATGGCCCCTATATCGTCCGTAACCGGCCTCCGATCCGCGAGATCGCCCTCGCTGTTTCACTCCTCGTCTTCGGCTCTCTCGGCATTGTCATCGGCGTCTTCATGGCCTGTAACCAAATTGGCGGCGACCGCGCCCATG GGGTTTTCTTTGCGATCCTTGGAGCTGTGCTCTTTATCCCTGGGTTCTATTACACTAGGATTGCGTATTTTGCTTACAAGGGATACAAGGGCTTCTCTTTCGCCAATATACCACCAGTGTAA
- the LOC120267827 gene encoding protein ENHANCED DISEASE RESISTANCE 2-like gives MSLNLAGDTAAAAVPSSGDSAGWIQEAINGGSLRLVDLHSGSNGWASPPGDLFSLRGKNYLSRRQKVPAGDWLLRPAGVDWLRSPSRLDDVLGRPDNRVMAALRRAQSSGKSMKSFIVAVNLQVPGREAHSAVFYFAAEDPIPPGSLLYRFIHGDDAFRNARFKIVNRIVKGPWIVKTAVGNYSACLLGRALTCNYHRGESYLEIDVDIGSSAIASAILRLALGCVTAVTIDMGFLVEAQAEDELPEKLFGAVRVAQMEMSSATFVDDARPRVERNNFRGAARVKHHGDRTAVLGDADADEQS, from the coding sequence ATGTCTCTAAACCTCGCCGGCGacaccgccgccgccgccgtccCCTCCTCCGGCGACTCCGCCGGATGGATCCAGGAGGCGATCAATGGTGGCTCCCTCCGCCTTGTCGATCTCCACTCTGGATCCAACGGCTGGGCCTCCCCACCTGGCGATCTCTTCTCTCTTCGCGGCAAAAACTACCTTTCTCGCCGTCAGAAGGTCCCCGCCGGCGACTGGCTCCTGAGACCCGCCGGCGTCGACTGGCTCCGCTCTCCGTCGCGGCTCGATGATGTCCTCGGCCGCCCTGACAACCGCGTCATGGCTGCCCTTCGCCGAGCCCAATCCTCTGGAAAATCTATGAAATCCTTTATCGTCGCCGTAAATCTCCAGGTCCCTGGCCGCGAAGCCCATTCCGCCGTCTTCTACTTTGCCGCCGAGGACCCGATCCCGCCCGGATCCCTCCTCTACCGCTTCATCCATGGCGACGATGCCTTCCGCAACGCAAGGTTCAAAATTGTGAATCGGATTGTGAAGGGCCCGTGGATTGTGAAGACCGCCGTCGGGAACTACTCCGCCTGCCTCCTCGGCCGGGCTCTGACGTGCAATTACCACAGAGGTGAAAGCTACCTCGAGATCGACGTCGACATTGGGAGCTCCGCGATCGCGAGTGCTATTTTGCGGCTGGCCTTGGGGTGCGTGACGGCGGTGACAATCGACATGGGGTTCCTGGTGGAGGCGCAGGCGGAGGACGAGCTACCGGAGAAGCTCTTCGGGGCCGTGAGAGTGGCGCAGATGGAGATGAGCTCCGCCACCTTCGTCGACGACGCCCGGCCAAGGGTCGAGAGGAATAACTTCCGGGGAGCAGCGAGGGTGAAACACCACGGCGATCGGACGGCTGTGCTTGGTGATGCGGATGCCGATGAGCAATCCTAG